In Tenrec ecaudatus isolate mTenEca1 chromosome 4, mTenEca1.hap1, whole genome shotgun sequence, a single window of DNA contains:
- the TWF2 gene encoding twinfilin-2, producing MAHQTGIHATEELKEFFAKARAGAIRLIKVVIEDEQLVLGASRELAGSWDQDYDRAVLPLLEPQEPCYLLYRLDSRNAQGFEWLFLAWSPDSSPVRLKMLYAATRATVKKEFGGSHIKDEIFGTVKDDLSFAGYQKHLSSRAAPAPLTSAERELQQIRINEVKTEISVESKHQTLQGLAFPLQPEAQRALQQLRQKMINYIQLKLDQERETVELVHTEPTEVAQLPSRVPRDSARYHFFLYKHTHEGDHLESVVFIYSMPGYKCSIRERMLYSSCKSRLLDSAEQDFHLDITKKIEIGDGAELTADFLYDEVHPKQQAFRQAFAKPKGPGGKRGHKRLIRGPGENGDDS from the exons ATGGCACACCAGACGGGCATCCACG CCACCGAGGAGCTGAAGGAGTTCTTCGCTAAGGCCCGGGCCGGCGCCATCAGGCTCATCAAAGTGGTCATTGAAGACG AGCAGCTTGTGCTGGGTGCCTCGCGGGAGCTGGCGGGAAGCTGGGACCAAGACTATGACCGGGCTGTGCTGCCCCTGCTGGAGCCACAAGAGCCCTGCTACCTGCTCTACCGCCTCGACTCCCGCAATGCCCAGGGCTTCGAATGGCTCTTCCTCGCCTGGTCGCCGGACAGTTCCCCC GTACGACTGAAGATGCTGTATGCAGCCACCCGGGCGACAGTGAAGAAGGAGTTTGGGGGCAGCCACATCAAGGATGAGATCTTCGGGACTGTGAAG GACGACCTCTCCTTCGCTGGGTACCAGAAGCACCTGTCCTCCCGCGCAGCGCCCGCGCCGCTGACCTCAGCCGAGAGAGAGCTCCAGCAGATTCGCATCAACGAG gtGAAGACAGAGATCAGCGTGGAGAGCAAGCACCAGACCCTGCAGGGCCTTGCCTTCCCCCTGCAGCCCGAGGCCCAGCGGGCACTGCAGCAGCTCAGGCAGAAAATGATCAACTACATCCAGCTG AAGCTGGACCAGGAGCGGGAGACGGTCGAGCTGGTGCACACAGAGCCCACCGAGGTGGCCCAGCTGCCCTCGAGGGTGCCCCGGGACTCCGCCCGCTACCACTTCTTCCTCTACAAGCACACCCATGAGGGGGACCACCTGGAGTCTGTGG TGTTCATCTACTCCATGCCGGGCTACAAGTGCAGCATCAGGGAGCGCATGCTCTACTCCAGCTGCAAGAGCCGCCTGTTGGACTCTGCGGAGCAGGACTTCCATCTGGACATCACCAAGAAG ATCGAGATCGGCGACGGGGCGGAGCTGACTGCCGACTTCCTCTATGACGAGGTGCACCCCAAGCAGCAGGCCTTCAGGCAGGCCTTCGCCAAGCCCAAGGGCCCTGGGGGCAAGCGGGGCCACAAGCGCCTCATCCGAGGCCCTGGCGAGAATGGAGATGACAGCTAG
- the TLR9 gene encoding toll-like receptor 9, with product MSLGVAEELSLSGEALEARVQAPAGGPPRGKAGGVHLGRVLTQTSRPQGFCPLALVVQASMLTMALALGTLPAFLPCELLPHGRVDCNWLLLKSVPHFPAGAARANITSLSLRSNRIHHLLASDFAHLPSLRRLDLKWNCPPAGLSPMHFSCHMTIERGTFLAVPSLEELNLSYNGISTVPALPASLVSLSLSRTNILVLGAPSFTGLRALRSLFVDGNCYYKNPCTGALTVAPGAFLGLGNLTHLSLKYNNLTAVPRDLPPRLESLLLSYNHIVRLGPGDLANLTALRVLDVGGNCRRCDHARNPCRECPRGFPQLHPDTFRHLRHLEGLVLKDSSLHTLDAAWFHGLDNLTVLDLSENFLHDCIAKTEALRNLTRLRRLNLSFNYHKKVSYAHLHLAPAFASLVSLQELDLHGLFFRSLHQTLRPLLHLPALQRLRLQMNFIDQARLSVFGAFPNSLSYVDLSYNRISGASAQRAGDRGVQLLSAGPPGSEDFMPSCTSLPFTLDLSRNNLVGVQPEMFARLSRLQCLLLSRNSIAQAVNGSQFVWLTGLRVLDLSHNKLDLYHHRSFTEMPRLEALDLSFNSQPFSMQGVGHNLSFVAALPALRHLSLAHNNINGLVSPQLHSRSLLALDFSGNALGRMWAESDIYLHFFSGLTRLLLLDLSLNRLSTLVPRALDTLPKTVRLLRLRDNHLAFFNWSSLALLPSLQELDLAGNQLKALSNGSLPAGTGLRRLDLSCNHIRLVEPGFFAQAAQLRELNLSANALKTVDPSWFGLQAGALTVLDVSANPLHCACGAGFVDFLLEVQAAVPGLSRHVRCGSPGQLQGCSIFQQDLRLCTDEALSWNCFGLSLLAVALTLAVPLLQHLCGWDLWYCFHLGLAWLPRRSQNTLPYDAFVVFDKAQGAVADWVYYELRERLEERRALRLCLEERDWLPGRTLFENLWAAVYGSRKTLFVLSRTDRVSGLLRAGFLLAQQRLVEDREDVVVLVMLCPDAHRSRYVRLRQRLCRQSVLLWPHQPSGQGSFWAQLGVALTRDNRHFYNKNFCQGPAAEPS from the coding sequence ATGAGCCTGGGAGTGGCAGAAGAACTGTCCCTCTCTGGGGAAGCCTTGGAGGCCAGGGTCCAGGCTCCTGCTGGAGGGCCCCCGAGAGGCAAGGCTGGTGGGGTGCACCTGGGTCGGGTGCTCACACAGACATCCCGCCCCCAGGGTTTCTGCCCTTTGGCTCTGGTGGTGCAGGCCTCGATGCTGACCATGGCTCTGGCCCTGGGCACCCTGCCCGCCTTCCTGCCCTGTGAGCTGCTGCCCCACGGCCGGGTGGACTGCAACTGGCTCTTGCTGAAGTCTGTGCCCCACTTCCCCGCCGGGGCAGCCCGTGCCAACATCACCAGCCTGTCCCTGCGCTCCAACCGCATCCACCACCTCCTCGCCTCGGACTTCGCCCACCTGCCCAGCCTGCGGCGCCTGGACCTGAAGTGGAACTGCCCACCAGCCGGCCTCAGCCCCATGCACTTCTCCTGCCACATGACCATCGAGCGGGGCACCTTCCTGGCCGTGCCCAGCCTGGAGGAGCTGAACCTTAGCTATAACGGCATCAGCACGGTGCCCGCCCTGCCCGCCTCCCTCGTGTCCCTGTCCCTCAGCCGCACCAACATCCTGGTGCTCGGGGCCCCCTCCTTCACCGGCCTGCGCGCCCTTCGCTCTCTCTTCGTGGACGGCAACTGCTACTACAAGAACCCCTGCACAGGGGCACTGACCGTGGCCCCGGGCGCCTTCCTGGGCCTGGGCAACCTCACCCACCTGTCCCTGAAGTACAACAACCTCACGGCCGTGCCCCGCGACCTGCCGCCCCGCCTGGAGTCCCTGCTCCTGTCCTACAACCACATCGTCCGCCTGGGGCCCGGGGACCTGGCCAACCTGACCGCCCTGCGAGTGCTGGACGTGGGTGGGAACTGCCGCCGCTGTGACCACGCCCGCAACCCCTGCAGGGAGTGCCCGCGAGGCTTCCCGCAGCTGCACCCAGACACCTTCCGCCACCTGCGCCACCTTGAGGGCCTGGTGCTCAAGGACAGCTCTCTGCACACCCTTGACGCAGCCTGGTTCCACGGCCTGGACAACCTCACCGTGCTGGACCTGAGCGAGAACTTCCTTCACGACTGCATCGCCAAGACGGAGGCCTTGAGGAACCTGACGCGCCTGCGCAGGCTCAACCTGTCTTTCAACTACCACAAGAAGGTGTCCTACGCCCACCTGCACCTGGCGCCCGCCTTTGCTAGCCTGGTCTCCCTGCAGGAGCTGGACCTGCACGGCCTCTTCTTCCGCTCGCTCCACCAGACGCTCCGCCCGCTGCTCCACCTGCCCGCCCTCCAGCGGCTGCGGCTGCAGATGAACTTCATTGACCAGGCCCGGCTGAGCGTCTTCGGGGCCTTCCCCAACAGCCTGAGCTATGTGGACCTGTCCTACAATCGCATCAGTGGGGCCTCTGCGCAACGGGCTGGGGACCGCGGGGTCCAACTGCTGTCTGCAGGCCCCCCAGGCTCCGAGGACTTCATGCCAAGCTGCACCTCCCTCCCCTTCACCTTGGACTTGTCCCGCAACAACCTGGTGGGTGTGCAGCCTGAGATGTTCGCCCGGCTCTCGCGGCTGCAGTGCCTCCTCCTGAGCCGCAACAGCATTGCGCAGGCCGTCAACGGTTCTCAGTTCGTGTGGCTGACCGGCCTACGGGTGCTGGACCTGTCCCACAACAAGCTGGACCTGTACCACCACCGCTCCTTCACCGAGATGCCGCGGCTTGAGGCGCTGGACCTCAGCTTTAACAGCCAGCCCTTCAGCATGCAGGGCGTGGGCCACAACCTGAGCTTCGTGGCCGCCCTGCCCGCCCTGCGCCACCTCAGCCTGGCCCACAACAACATCAACGGCCTGGTGTCTCCGCAACTCCACAGTCGCTCCCTGCTGGCCCTGGACTTCAGCGGGAACGCCCTGGGCCGCATGTGGGCCGAGAGTGACATCTACCTTCACTTCTTCAGTGGCCTGACACGCCTGCTGCTCCTCGACCTGTCCCTGAACCGCCTGAGCACGCTCGTGCCCCGCGCCCTGGACACGCTTCCCAAGACTGTGCGGCTGCTGCGGCTGCGGGACAATCACCTGGCCTTCTTCAACTGGAGCAGCCTGGCCCTGCTGCCTAGCCTGCAGGAGCTGGACCTGGCTGGGAACCAGCTGAAGGCCCTGAGCAACGGCAGTCTGCCCGCGGGCACTGGCCTCCGGCGGCTGGACCTCAGCTGCAACCACATCCGCCTGGTGGAGCCCGGCTTCTTCGCCCAGGCCGCGCAGCTGCGCGAGCTCAACCTGAGTGCCAATGCCCTCAAGACGGTGGACCCCTCGTGGTTCGGGCTCCAGGCGGGTGCCCTGACGGTGCTGGACGTGAGCGCTAACCCTCTGCACTGCGCCTGCGGGGCGGGCTTCGTGGACTTCCTGCTGGAGGTGCAGGCCGCAGTGCCCGGGCTGTCCCGGCACGTGAGGTGCGGGAGCCCCGGGCAGCTGCAGGGCTGCAGCATCTTCCAGCAGGACCTGCGCCTCTGCACGGACGAGGCCCTCTCCTGGAACTGCTTTGGCCTCTCCCTGCTGGCCGTGGCCCTGACGCTGGCCGTGCCCCTGCTGCAGCATCTCTGTGGCTGGGACCTCTGGTACTGCTTCCACCTGGGCCTGGCCTGGCTGCCGCGGCGCAGCCAGAACACCCTGCCCTACGACGCCTTCGTGGTGTTTGACAAGGCACAGGGCGCGGTGGCCGACTGGGTGTACTATGAGCTGCGGGAGCGGCTGGAGGAACGCCGGGCCCTGCGCCTGTGCCTGGAGGAGCGGGATTGGCTGCCGGGCAGGACGCTCTTCGAGAACCTGTGGGCCGCAGTCTACGGCAGCCGCAAGACGCTGTTTGTGCTGTCCCGCACAGATCGCGTCAGCGGCCTCCTGCGGGCCGGCTTCCTGCTGGCCCAGCAGCGCCTGGTGGAGGACCGGGAGGATGTGGTGGTGCTGGTCATGCTGTGCCCCGACGCCCACCGCTCCCGCTACGTGCGGCTGCGCCAGCGCCTCTGCCGGCAGAGCGTCCTCCTCTGGCCCCACCAGCCCAGTGGCCAGGGCAGCTTCTGGGCCCAGCTGGGCGTGGCCCTGACCAGGGACAACCGCCACTTCTATAACAAGAACTTCTGCCAAGGCCCTGCAGCCGAACCCTCCTGA
- the ALAS1 gene encoding 5-aminolevulinate synthase, non-specific, mitochondrial: METVVRCPFLSRVPQTFLQKAGKSLLFYAQSCPKMMEARATLAPRALSTSAVPCQQVKETPPAKEKDKAAKAQAPPTPDGAQPPPGHLCPATSPGTASKCPFLAAQMSQGGSSVFREASLELQEDVQEVRALRKEVAQTSASPGTVGAEASGQEPRGLLKNFQDIMRKQRPERVSHLLQDNLPKAVSTFQYDRFFEKKIDEKKSDHTYRVFKTVNRKAQVFPMADDYSDSLVTKKQVSVWCSNDYLGMSRHPRVCGAVMDTLKQHGAGAGGTRNISGTSRFHVDLEQELADLHGKDAALLFTSCFVANDSTLFTLARMMPGCEIYSDAGNHASMIQGIRNSRVPKHIFRHNDASHLRELLQGSDPAVPKIVAFETVHSMDGAVCPLEELCDVAHEFGAITFVDEVHAVGLYGARGGGIGDREGVMPKMDIISGTLGKAFGCVGGYIASTRALVDTVRSYAAGFIFTTSLPPMLLAGALESVRVLKSAEGQALRRQHQRSVQLLRQMLLDAGLPVVACPSHIIPLRVADAAKNTEVCDELMSRHHIYVQAINYPTVARGEELLRIAPTPHHTPQMMDYFLKHLLATWTRVGLELNPRPSAECSFCRRPLHLEGLSAREKAYFSGMSKLVSAQA; the protein is encoded by the exons ATGGAAACTGTGGTCCGCTGCCCGTTTCTGTCCCGAGTGCCCCAGACCTTTCTGCAGAAGGCGGGCAAATCTCTCTTGTTCTATGCCCAAAGCTGCCCCAAGATGATGGAAGCCCGGGCCACGCTGGCCCCCCGGGCCCTGTCGACTTCAGCAGTGCCCTGCCAGCAGGTCAAGGAAACCCCTCCAGCCAAAGAGA AGGACAAAGCTGccaaagcccaggccccacccacTCCTGATGGGGCACAGCCTCCACCGGGCCACCTCTGCCCTGCCACCAGCCCCGGCACTGCCAGCAAGTGCCCTTTCCTGGcagcccagatgagccaggggggcAGCAGCGTCTTCCGTGAAGCCAGCCTGGAGCTGCAGGAGGACGTGCAGGAAGTCCGCGCCCTGAGGAAAG AGGTTGCGCAAACCTCGGCCAGCCCCGGCACGGTCGGCGCAGAGGCCAGCGGGCAGGAGCCCAGGGGGTTGCTGAAGAACTTCCAGGACATCATGAGAAAGCAGAGACCAGAAAGGGTGTCGCACCTGCTCCAGGACAACTTGCCAAAGG CTGTGTCCACCTTCCAGTACGACCGCTTCTTTGAGAAGAAAATCGACGAGAAAAAGAGCGACCACACGTACCGGGTGTTCAAGACCGTGAACCGCAAGGCCCAGGTGTTCCCCATGGCGGACGACTACTCCGACTCCCTGGTCACCAAGAAGCAGGTGTCGGTGTGGTGCAGCAATGACTACCTGGGCATGAGCCGCCACCCCCGCGTGTGCGGGGCCGTCAT GGACACTCTGAAGCAGCACGGTGCCGGGGCTGGGGGCACGAGAAACATCTCGGGGACCAGCAGGTTCCACGTGGACTTGGAGCAGGAGCTGGCCGATCTGCACGGCAAGGACGCTGCCCTCCTGTTCACCTCGTGCTTTGTGGCCAACGACTCGACGCTCTTCACCCTGGCCAGGATGATGCCAG GCTGTGAAATTTACTCAGACGCCGGGAACCACGCCTCCATGATCCAGGGCATCCGGAACAGCCGTGTGCCCAAGCACATCTTCCGGCACAACGATGCCAGTCACCTGAGGGAACTGCTGCAGGGCTCGGATCCCGCCGTGCCCAAGATCGTGGCCTTCGAGACGGTGCACTCCATGGATG GTGCCGTGTGCCCCCTGGAGGAGCTATGTGATGTCGCCCACGAATTTGGAGCAATCACCTTTGTGGACGAGGTCCACGCGGTTGGGCTGTATGGGGCTCGAGGCGGGGGGATTGGCGACCGGGAAGGAGTCATGCCGAAGATGGACATCATTTCCGGGACCCTCG GCAAAGCCTTCGGCTGCGTGGGCGGGTACATCGCCAGCACTCGGGCGCTGGTGGACACAGTGCGCTCCTATGCTGCTGGCTTCATCTtcaccacctccctgccccccatgCTGCTGGCCGGGGCCCTGGAGTCCGTGCGTGTCCTGAAGAGTGCTGAGGGCCAGGCGCTCCGCCGCCAGCACCAGCGCAGCGTCCAGCTCCTGAGGCAGATGCTCCTGGATGCCGGCCTGCCTGTGGTGGCCTGTCCCAGCCACATCATCCCCCTCCGG GTCGCAGATGCTGCTAAGAACACCGAGGTCTGTGACGAGCTGATGAGCCGACATCACATCTACGTGCAGGCCATCAACTACCCGACCGTGGCCCGCGGGGAGGAGCTGCTGCgcatcgcccccaccccccaccacaccccgcagATGATGGACTACTTCCTCA AGCATCTGCTGGCCACGTGGACGAGAGTGGGGCTGGAGCTGAACCCGCGGCCCTCCGCCGAGTGCAGCTTCTGCAGGAGGCCACTGCACCTGGAGGGGCTGAGCGCGCGGGAGAAGGCCTACTTCTCGGGCATGAGCAAGCTGGTGTCCGCCCAGGCCTGA